Genomic window (Nicotiana sylvestris chromosome 7, ASM39365v2, whole genome shotgun sequence):
agagaatgggagggggaaacccGTTTTTGACTCTGGATTtacaaaaagcgaccaacgttggtcactATTTTGGTAGCTAATTTAGttttgactgtttgaccaaaatagcaaCCAACGTTGGTCACTATTTTCTGAccttttgaccaaaatagcgaccaaagttggtcgctattttctaaaaaataattttttctattttggtttttttaaatatatatatatatatatatatattagctaATACACTAATACTTAGTGTAATGTCAATCTATAAGTTAATTACAACTAATACACTTACTAATTACTATAAGCGACAAAAAAAGTCTGTCGGTgtctatatatataaatataaatatatatatatatatatatatatatatatatatatatatatatagagagagagagagagagagagagagagagagagagagagagtattgattaaaaacaaaacgtctcgacttatatcaattaatatgttataattgattcatcgacttataacctggtgatgaatgaatgtaattcattaactctgttacaatacaaataatgaatacagtatcatgtactataacatgctatatatgtagttaaagtagcacgaagtgtatgtgtgtattatatatacacatactaacatatactataacaagttatatatacattatagtattacagtgaagtgtCTCTGTGTGTGTCTTGTTATACACACACAGGcacttcactgtaatactataatgtatatataacttgttatagtatatgttagtgtgtatatataacacacacagacacacacacacacttcatgctactttaactacatatatagcatgttatagtacatgatattgtattcattatttgtattgtaaCAAAGTTAAtaaattacattcattcatcaccaggttataagtcgatgaattaattataacagattaattgatataagttgagacgttttgtttttaatattcaacgatgcatctgagtaggttataagtcgatgattcaatttacacatatatataaaacatgcttcgttgtactactttaactatatatatagcatgttagagtatattttagtgtattcatcccttgtattacaaaagtgttaacggattacatttatattatttaaatagtaaatacaaaagtaatttttaattttgaccaatgaTGACCTAAAAAGAGATCAATTTTGGTCGCTAATTATCCTGAAATTCAAATTAGcggccaaagttggtcgctaaatatcCAGAaaattaaaattagcgaccaacgctggtcgctaaatttaaatcagatttatttatattttatataatatttaaaataataatataattgttaaacgttagaactgggtctcatattagggaccaaagttggtctctatctgcttcccTTTTAgtaagagaccaactttggtcgctaactttgaattatatttatttatattttataattattttaaataataataattattaaaattttataactgggtcttagattagcgaccaaagttggtctctatctgcttcccctttcgtgagcgaccaactttggtcgctaattttaaattatatttatttatattttataaaaaaattaaataataatataattattaaaattttataagtgGGTCTCATtttagtgaccaaagttggtcgctaatttcagtatttctttgaccaagaaagtctgaccagtccggtcaatattttgaccaaattatcgaccaaaaagcgaccaaccttggtcgctaatatatttagaataattatttaattatttttttcaatttagcgaccaacgttggtcgtttTTCGTGatagaccaattttggtcgcctaattttggtcgcttttttcgaatttctagtagtgaattaggaggaaggaattgattatgatgagacttttgatcTGGTTGCTCGTATAGAAGCTATTAGAATCCTCATTGCCTTTGCATCACATATGGAATTCGTCTGTTCCAAATGGATATCAAAAGTGTATTTCTGAATGATTTcctcaaggaagaagtctatgcaAAGTAACCTCCAGGTTTTAAATATCATGAACACCTTGAATATGTGTTCAACAAGCGGGGATAGCTCAGTTGGGAGAGCGTCAGACTGAAGATCTGAAGGTCGCCTGTTCGATCCTCGCTCACCGCACTCAATCCGTTTATATCCTAAAACTAATAGAGgttaaaaaaagaatttttttaggGAGGCTCCGGCAATTTTCTGGGCGACTAGAGAGAGAAACACGTGATTTCGCTGACATGGCCACGCCGGCCGGTGGCCAGCCATCTTCAACGGTTGGTCTGCCTCCCCTCAACCCCATAACCACTTCTAATCCTACTCCACAACCATTAGATTACTCCAAGATCCTTAAACCCAATGCATTAAATACTGCCATGCACACAAGTACATCCAGTTCAAAAACTAATGAGATCATCAAGCCAATTCCAATGAAACCTGTTACTTTTCTACATGGGTAACCTATGATTAAGTGGATTGAAGCAGAAGTTCAACGCATGAATATCATGGAAGGATTACAATACACAGTTCTTGGGAAATTTTTCTATGGATGGCCAGAATTGAATGAGATACGTAAAATTCTTCCAGCGCAATGTGGAATCAAGGGTGAATGCAATATTGGTTTGTTTAGAGATCATCATGTTTTGATCAGATTTACTTTGCTTGAGGATTTTGCAAATTTTACGTCTAAAGGAGCATATTATTTGAAGGCTAAGGATGTATGTCAATATCAAGTACGTCCATTGATATATGATACCATGTTTAAAGTCGGGGAAGAGACATCTACGGTGATGGCATGGATTTCTTTTCCAAACTTGTTGCCCACGTATTTTGTAAACGAGTGTTTGCTTTCATTGGCTTCAGCTGTTGGAACTCCTTTGTATTTAGATTTGGCCACAGTCAATAAGACTACGCCAAGTTGTGCTAGAGTTAAGGTATTGGTGGATTTGCTTGAGGATTTTCCAAAAAGAGTTCGTATGGATATAGAAGATGAAGATGCAGGTACTGTCAAAACTGAATAGATGAAGATACAATATGATTATATACCTAAATACTGTAAGGAATGCAAGTTGCAAGGACATAATGAAGAATCATGTTGGAGACTACATCCAGAACTTTTTGTGGAGCCTGATAGGGAGAAGCCAGCTACTGATGCAAGAGGTAATGCTCAGAACTCTCAGAATAATCCAATTATGATCTTATCTAGTGGTAAAGTTATTGGGAATCTTGGTGAACAATGGAAGGAAGTTAGGGACAATCGAGTAAAAAATGGTGCAAAACAGGCTGAAATTAGAGGTCAAACTGGAAAAGAAATTGTTCCAGTTGATCCCCAGAATGTGCAACAAAATGGAGGGAATGCAGGTAAGTAGATGGTTCCATTTGAAGTGGGTAATAATCAGCAGAGACAACAAGTCATGCCTAGTGCAGGAATGGAGATAGTCCCAACTAATTTGCCAGTTAATCAGCAGATTCAGGTAGCCAACAAGTTTGCAGTTTTAGAGAATGAAGAGAGTGATGTAAATGGAGCTAATCAATTGGCAGTAGTGAATACCAACAATGTCTCAAGTCCAAATGCTACTTCACAGGTATTTAGGAGGATACTTAATGCAGCAACACCTGTTTTTGATCCTAAAtcaaatgaaaaaaagacaagGAAGGCGAAAAATGGTACAAAAGATGCAGTACATACAGGGGAAAAGAGTAATGAACAAGGAAAGGAATCCACAGCTCAATGGGTTAGTAGAACTTTTGCTGTCAACAATGTTATTATGAATCAGTCTTGCCAAGAGATACCATCTCAGATAACTGATCCAGAAGAACTAGGTGAGCAGGAATTGATGAAACAAAAAGTCAATTGGGCTGGTGGTAGACTATGGAGCAATCAGACAGAAGAGGATCCAGATGAGGGGGATTTATATGAAGGATATAAAGAGGAAGTTGTACCTATAGGAGAGGAACAAGGAGAAGAAATCAGTGTTAATAGCAGAGACTGATTAAGGGAGAAGCATAAAGCCAGGGGGAACTTGTACAGTTCCTGTTACTTTATCTGGTTTTTGTTGCTCTAAATATGATTGTCAAtttttaagtttgtcatcatcaaaaaggaggaAATTGATAGGTTTATAGTACCTTAGCTTTATGTTTTGacgatctaacaaacttactgtcgaagaaccagataaggaacctgatacACTTGAAACACAACTCAATCAACGGACTCAAACTAATGTGAGTTGCTATGACTTTAGAAGATAAAGAGTCAACACCGGGACCTGATCCCTTTGGGTTCCCCTGACAACAGTACGAAGTCAACTCTCTATAACTGGAAAGTGACTGCTTGCACTAAACACGCAACACAGTGCAAcaatcacttctcattgggaaggaCCCTATACCAACCAAGTGactacatcattcaagtgatgtcatacAAGTTGTATTAACACTAaacattacaacaaaacatcacttgaatacTTGAGAATTCATTCAAGCATTCTAAGCATCTAACAATCAAGCATTCAATTCTCAAGTTCATCAAGAACAAACTACAATaccactacggaccagttcctacaaCAAGTTACTTGTAtatccttagttgagttgtaactttgtaatttttcttcattgtaattcctactttGCTTATCTAGAAGCTTTAATTAGGAACCCTTTGTAAACCATAAACCTTTAGTGTTTGTGTCGTGACTAGAGAAagtcatgagttgaagtctttgtaataggtgttttgcaaagtggcttgtaataggtgtattacaagttagtgaaggattaagagtttaattcctaggttgcataggttgtaatctaaagatttctcatagtgaagttgaaatcctaccagtgtaggtcgtgatttttttatccccttgagcagGGATTTTTCCATGTAAAAGTTTCCTGTTCCATTTACTTACTGTTACATTAGCCTTATCTGTGGAAACCTATATAGGACCTGGTCTTTATATAGTTTGGTGGATTCATATATTCTATCACATACATTTTGCAAGCTGAACGTTTACAGACATTTAGTACAATGAAATTACTGCAATTAAACACTATGTTTATCCTTGATAATTGGTCACATTAGATGAACTGCCACCTGGAGCTGAATTACCACCACTTCTCAAAGTAGCTTAAGTACATTTATGGCGATCGTGTCTTGTTTGGGAACATATGCCACTTTACGCGCATAAACAGTATCACCAACATCCTTTTGGTTCTGTATACGCGTTCTTTTTTGCACTTCCCGTTGATGCACATAATCCTTGTTACACATCATTTTAAATGGTTTCGGTGGCCAATAATGCTCAACACCCACTAGCTGCAACTATTCACTATAGGTGCTTAAGTATGCAACAACACTATGTTCTTTATCAATGTACCTCTTAGCAAATCGAAACTTGTATGCTCAAAGCACTTCATGGCATGTGAGTATGGCAAGTGATAGATGGACCATTTTCCATAGAAGCATAATCTTCTGGCTTCATTGACGGTGCGTGTATTATTCCCTCGGTTATGATGCAGACCAGTGCGGACTTCAAAAATATTACTCTCTTTGCAATATTGCAAAAATGAATGCCACTGTGCTCGGttcctgtatttctcaaatcgtTTCATTGGTtgtggcataaattcaacacctcTTTCCATCAATGACGATGTACCTCTAgatctttcaacaaacctctccgccatctgcttgaatgaTATCCGTACCATCgcagtgacaggcaatccacgtgcagacttcaataacccgttgaaagaCTTTGACACATTTGTAGTTAGAATTCCCCATCGTCtaccaccatccgcatgcaaagTTCACTTGTCAAGCTGATGTCGCATCAACCAACGATAGGCTTCTGGGATTTCCTGCCTAATCAATTCCATTTGCATCTTGAATTTACACTCTTGATGATatgttgcagccatccacattaaatcatgcaagtcCTTGTTTGAATAAGCCCTCTGGAAGTTGGCCTTCCAAGTGCCTAATACAGTAAGGATTGTAGGCATACGGTTCCTTCCATGCACACAAATTTTGTGCAGAACTTAAAAGATCGgcatgccgatcagatattagataAATACCTGAATGCTGTCTAACAACAtgctctttcaagtggttcaaaaataatATCCATGTCTCTaggctttcattggcacaaatagaAAATGCTAGAGGAAATATACTTCTATTAGCATCTACTGCAACGGCAATCAacaacttaatatcatactttctaTAGACATGAGTGTTGTCTATGGATATTACCGACCGACAATTCACAACACCATCAATGGCTAGTTTAAATGCCTATAATACATATTTGAATATGTGTTATGGTATTCCAGAACTCCGCTCAAGTTTTCATTCAACAACattcccggggttaaagtgttgcaatgcAGCCATGTCCTGGGTAGAGAGGCAAAggacttatcccagttaccataaataatttcaaacGCATGTTTGCGCCCGAAAAATGCCTTTATTTTGGTAATGGTACACCCATATAACTGGTGGATAGATGTTATACACTTTTTGCTTGTACCTATAAACGCTTCAATatgtggaatcaagacaagagaaattaAGTCAACATTTAAGTTAAAATGATTCTcactgaatgtgtccatttcacaattGTGGGTGCCAATGTATTTCTCCACAATCCACATATTTTCTTTTAACTTTCTCCCACCCAACATCCAATTACAACCTTGAAATCATCTACGACAAATAACTTTGTATACTTCCGGAGATGACTCATAAACTAcgatctcacgacactcttttatgATGTACATTCGCACAACCCTGCTTAGGCGCGTTTTATCAGCAAAAAACATGCCATTTGATAGCACTATTACTCTAGATTCATCCCATATTGCGGTCCAAATTTCATCaagatcccttgtgagggcatccacatccgACATACTTAGAAACTAATCAAGGTAGGGAACCTCCCTTGAAAGAAACGGCACATGTGACTCGAtactcttggtctaacgggaggtagagcatgctccctcgtcaaatcaggttcttcattctcgtcctcatcatcatcacccctcatcagggaagggtgtgtcatctctaGACTCATCAGCATTGTtatcataatcactatcatcttcctgattCTGCGTACCTGCCAGATCCAGATTAAATATGTCATCTTTGGGCAATTGAGTAAGGACAAGACtttcaagttgctcgttttcactgctcAACCAATAAAATAATGAGTCTCTCAAATTGATCCAAActttacatataaattttatcacttcacttacaatcATAATGTATTGATATCCCATGATGCATATTATCCTGTTGATGATAATTTCCGAGtggaccaccatgatccaacACACGAAAACTAGGCATATTCCAATTGTTCGTtggttcataacttgtaaaatttatATCTGGATGGTGTCCCTTgtggaatatatgagtgttaatacaaattcaatacataaaaataaacatcgtaatacaaagaaaaattgaagtttaccactcggcTTGTGGATTATGTAAACTTCGGGAGAAGTTATGTCCTCGCTCCTCATTCGCCCGTGGAAATAGGTTTAAATCTTGCcaaactctttcatccggaactTGTTTAGCTAAAATTGTGCCAAATAACCACCGATGATTGAGGGATATCCCTACTTTGCGGAAACTCATTATTGCgaacgtcttcaaccttgacgtacatttccaacattTTTATCACAAGAAGTTCCCGATGTTCATCCGGACTCCTTAAAAAATCTGTCAGAGTTTCAtcgtcttcgatgttaaactcaagATAACAAGCAACCCCTTGCCAAGTAACAGAATACGGATATCTTTTGGTTACTTTAATATTCACAGAACGTTTGCTCAcccttatttatttatataaCAACGATACTAATCTATCGTAATTCATTGTAAGTGGCAActtaacatgacactgtggagaATAACTATAGCGTACTGAGTTATTCTCTACCACAATCTCACCTCCCCCTCCCTCGTTATAATGAAACCCTAATTCTTCGCTCTTCGGACATTATGATAAAATGTAAAATAACTTAACGAACAAATATTTCTGAAGACCTCAAGGATCCTGAATGGATTTTTACTAAATTCTGAAACtcattaaataagaaaaaaatcagTCCGGGGGGAGGGGAGGGGATACAATTATTTAATGTATAGCGCAGCATGATAGGCACTATATATGTAGCGCGGTGAATGCATGCGCTATACCCATATGAATTATTGGTGGGTCAGTTAACTGCATATGAATTATTGGTGGCGCCACATTTTATATATAGCGCGGTTATTCACTGCGCTATACCTTAACAGATAAATGTGCCGTTAAGGTATAGCATGACGAATAACATCGCTATACATAAAATGGTacacaattttttttctttacctatTTGTAttgtttgagtccaaaagaaccacactTGGTTCCGGACTCCATCAAATCACCGCCAAACTAAAGACCTAAagaaaaagttataaaaaaaaatagtaataaaGGTGAGAACTGGGAGTTAATAATTTAACTTCAAGCTGGGTTAGGAGGTAATAAGACCCCCTCAAAGTTCAAATGTCAAAGTGATAGTTCACGGAGTTCCTATGTATTCTCTCGTAGTTTTATCATGACTTCAGAGGAAATTGATGAGAAAACAATATAATCAAGTCGCTAACATTAGAACGATActtttttatattaattttaaatttttattttactcATACTTTTATAATCACAAAATGCTATCCATATTTAAGATAATCAATTTCAAatgttttttctttttgcttcttAAATTCCGTTCCCAATTGAACACCGCTACAGTGGAATACTTATCAAAAAGACTTGAATGAATACAAAACGTAGTGACTTGGAGTCTGAACAAGATCAGGTGGGGGAAGCTTTGCCCTTAACCTACTCAGAAGGTCACTTATAACTACTTCCTtcattcacttttacttgtttACAATAAATTTTGCATtccctttaaaaaataatttataaaatatatattttattatagtGCCCACAATAATGATAGTGTTTTGAGaagtttttttaaaataatttgtgAAATGAGTAATTAATGATATGGGTAAAACAGGAAAAAATATGATCCTTTTGATTTGCTAAAAttgacaagtaaaaataaaaatatatttttagtataatGAACCAATAAAAGTGAACGGAAAGAATAGTTGTTAAATTTGAATTGTTTGACTTGCTTGACTTTTGATTTCGGCTAATTAAACCATCTCTTCTATACCCAACCCTCAAAACTCGAAAAGGTCGTGTTCGCGAGAAAAAATATGCTCCAACTTTACAAAATCAACTAAGAGAAGTCAGAATGGAGGGACCATTTACAGGTCGGAATTAAGTGTCATAATAGACACCTTCATTTATGATGTAACGCCCTGGAGGCTGTCTGAATATTTCCTAGAAACATTTAGTGTTAGGCTTTTCAACGTGATTTAAGTATAAATACGAGGACAAGATCAAACAAAATTGCAACCTAACAACCTTGTTAAGCGTCGAAGTTTTAACAACAGAGGAACAATGAAGGTACTATACATTTATAATCATTTCTTTAGCATCCAAAAATATTAAATGCGCAATAAAAATGCAGCTTAGTTAGTAGAATTACTGATAATTTGTTATTGCTATTTTCTTGTTAATATAATGCAGCAAAAGGTGGTTCTTAATGTGTCTCTCAATGGATGCAAGCGTCGTCCTAGTCTGAAGAAGTTTGTTTTAGGTTGGTTGGTACCTTGCCTGGTTCAAGACGCTACATGCAAAAATAAAGTCATGTCCATTGCAGTAACTTTACGAGGTAACTAATTAACAACATTATTGGATTCTTAAGAATCTAAAGCAAAGGAAGACCTTAAGCTTATCCTGAAACATTAGTATATATTGAGCATTATTTAGTTAGCTAAAACGTATAAGTACTAATATTTGCTTTGTATTTTTAAAAGGTGTGACAGTCGCATCATCTAAAATCTTAAGATGTTAGATGAATTAATTAATTTCACGTAAGtactcaccaaattttacaattTTTTATCATATTAATGGAATTAGACTTTACTCATTATAACAATGACGTCACAAACTTTACCTATTGTAACAATAAAATCATCTTGGCAAGTAGGTTTATCGTTATAGTGAATAAAGTTCAATCGTTAATTTTGTAACTCTACTATTGTAAAATTTTATTAATAACTTTACTGTGATAGTGGATAAAATCGACTTAATGGATAAATTTAAATGACCATacataaaattaattaaatggtAAATAGACACATTTATTTATTCATATATTTAAAGTTGCAGGGGTGGAGAAAGTAAGTATAGAAGTAGAAAAGAACGAGCTGACAGTGATCGGAGAGGGAATAGATGCAGTAAAGCTGGTGAACATACTTAGGAAAAAGGTGGGATTTGCTAAGATCGTGACCGTTGGtcctgaaaagaaagaagaaaaccctGCTGAAGAAACAGTGCAGCCAGTTCTAGCAGTGCCTCATGTGGTCTGTTGTCATAACAATAATCGAGTACCCGCTATGATTGAAATGTGGGAAGTTAGAGATCCTCACTACTCTAACACTTCCTGCCATCCAATTTGGTGAAAGAATTATTTTTGAGATTGATTACTTATAAGCAAATTATCTTCTCTTCAATTGCGCTAGCTTGACATCTAGTGTGTTGCATTTGTAGTGctttgtttacccttaaaaat
Coding sequences:
- the LOC104236903 gene encoding heavy metal-associated isoprenylated plant protein 47-like, translated to MKQKVVLNVSLNGCKRRPSLKKFVLGWLVPCLVQDATCKNKVMSIAVTLRGVEKVSIEVEKNELTVIGEGIDAVKLVNILRKKVGFAKIVTVGPEKKEENPAEETVQPVLAVPHVVCCHNNNRVPAMIEMWEVRDPHYSNTSCHPIW